A segment of the uncultured Desulfobulbus sp. genome:
CGCCGGTGATCTTGACCAGGTCGCGGATGATTTCGAGGAACTTCTGCCCGAATCGTTCGATCTCATCGATAAACACCGGCTGCGGGTTTGTAGTCATGGCCTCGATAATGGCGTCGAAACAGCGCCCCCGGCGGTTGGGGACTCGGCGAATGCCGAACTCCCGGCAAAGCTTCTGCAGGAAATCGAGTTCCGACCAGATCGATACCGTCTCGACATAGACGGAGCCATTGCGAGCCGCCCAGGTCTGGACGGTGCGCGTCTTGCCTCTCCCAGCCCGGCCCCAGATGCAGCCGAGCCGCTCATCACCTTCACCAGCTCCACCTTTGCCGATCTGTAGACCCTGCATCAGCGTCTCGAAAGATCTGACGTTTTTGGTCTGGACAAAGGTCGGCTTGAACTTTACAGTTTCCGCCATAGGTCATTCTCCCCTTTGATCTCTATTTGAGCTGCACGAGGCCGGTGTTCCCGCACCGGCCTCTTTTGATTCCTGTGATGCGGCATCACGCCGAGAATCCCCTACCGTTCCGGTCGCTAAAGGCAATCCACAGCCCTGCCATCCACTCATCAGCAAGATCGGGATCGTCTTCATCTGCCAGGTGGCAACAACAAACGTTCAAATGGTCCCCAGCCTTGAACCCTGCATCAAATGCCCGACCGGCCATCACCCCGAAGGCGAACCCGGTGCAATACTCATCGCCCATGCTCCCATGGGCCTCCAGCGGACCATCAGTAAGGAGACTTTCTTCCTTGCCGTCAAACACGCCTTCGTCAAAAGCAGTTTCATCAAACATGTCCCATGCGGGTGCTGCTTCCGTCTGCATCGCTGTAACTCCTTAAAAAAGTTTTCTATTTCGTCTCTCAAGAGTGTAGACTTGAGGCCGCTTTTCGCCACATCAGGCCATATTTGATCCGGCAGGACTCCCAGTACTCAGGAAAATTGAGATAAGGCGCGGTCTGCTCGAAAAACGTCATGAAATCGTTCCATTCCGGGGTTAACTCTATCCCCTGGGCGCTCATTTCGATCAGCCGTTCGTAACGGTCGGAATCGTTCAACCGCATCAGCTCTTCTTCCTGCGCTCTGGCATCCGCCTCTTCCTGGAAGCGGGTAGCCTCGGCCACGTCGCGGCGAAGTTTCTCCGCATCCAGGTTGATCATTTTGCGGGACGCTTTGACAGTCTGCGGACCGTCGCCGCCTAGCACGCCGATCTCGGCCATCTGCCGCCGGTGGTTTGGCAGGATCTCTTCCCGGAGCAAGGTCCTGGCCAAAGCTGAGGCCTGTTTTTCCTGATCCTTCTTCTGTTCTATGTGCTGCCGCAGCTTTTCCTTGTCGGCTTCGTTGCCCAGCTGGGCCGCAGCCGGGTGCAGCTTCTCCACCGGCGTTGCCTCACAGATCAGATTGCCGTCCTGATCCATCACCCAGATTGAGCTGGTGTCCTGGAGGTCATAGCGGATGGAAACCTTGTGTCTGCGGCCGTAGAGGGCTGGGTGATAGTAGTTCTGGCCCCGAAAGGTGATGCCGTTACGGTGGATGGTCTTGATTTCCAGGCTCATCATCAGCCAGAGCAGCTCCGCCTTGTCGATGCCTGGCCCCTTGCCCTCGACAAAGACTTCCAGCGGGGTTTTACCTTCAAGGTGACCCCGTTGCGGCCGTCTGGCGTATTCATCGAACCAGTAGGCTATCAGGGTGTGGGCCTCCTCCATTGTCAGGCAACGGTTGCCGAACTGTTGTTCATGGATTTTGCGGTGGAGCTTCTCCCCGCGCATCATACGCGGTGGCTTGTCCTTGATGCTGGTACCGGTGTAGCCCGGCACCAACCGCTCCAGTTCGGCAAAGGTTCCGAAAAAGCGCTCAACGGTCTTTGACTGGCCATGGTAGGGCCAGGCATGGATGGTCTGGCAGCCCATTCGTTCATAGAGTCCGGCAAAGCCTGCTTCGTCGAAACTTTGCGAACCTTTGAAGAACCGGGCCTTGAATGCCCTGCCGTTGTCCAGGTAGACCACGCGGGGATACTTGCCCAGGCGGATAACTGCCCGGCGCAGGGCAGACGATATGGCGGCGGTGTTCTCGGTGGGCATGATCTCCCAGCCCAACGGCATGTTGGAGCGCATGTCGTAGAACAAAATCAGGGTCATGTGGTTCTGAACCTTGCCGGTCCAGGGGTTGACGATCTCGAAGTTGAGGTTGTGACCGTCGGCCACGATAACGTCTCCGACGTTCAAGACGCTTATGTCCCGTTCGATGTACATGGCGCACTGATCGTTCCACGCCTTGGCCCCCTTGCGGGCAAACACCCACAGGTGATAGTTGCGTTCCTTCCATTGTCGCAGCCATCTTCGGTAGGTGGCCTCGCTTTGGCTGTTCCCGATTCCCTGTTGCTGCATCACCGCCGTGGCCACCCGGTAGGCTTCTGAGATCCGGGGACTGTTCGGCCGGAGCACACAACGAAGAAATATCTCGGTCTGTTCTTCGCTCAGTCCGCACGTGCCCCGCAGGTGTGCGCCGCGTTTATCGGCCAGGTGAAAGCAGTCGTTGCCGTGTCTGCGAACCTTGACCGACCAGCTCTCGATAGTTTTCCATTTGATCGGTCCTAATTGCTCATAGAGGTGCGGCCAGGTCAGCCCGGAGTTGTAGGCCTGCTCGAACTCCAACCGCGCCGACACCTTGTTGCCCCAACCGGCGGCTGCCAAAGCCCGGTTGTAGAGGGCGAGCAAGGCCGCTTTGTATTGCATTTTCTCCTCCATCCGTTTGTTTACGGCGGGAGGGATTGTTGTTGCCGGGGTTGATAACAGGTCGCCAGCACTGTGCTTGGCGGCGAGAGCCACTTGTATGGCCTTGGGGAGCTGGTCGACCAGGTACCGCTTTTCCTTGCCACCTCGAACGCTTTTTTCTTCGAAACACCACCCTTCTTTTTGGGCTCGCCTTGCAGCATTGGTTCGATGAATGTTCAAAGCCGTAGCAATTTCCTGGATGGTGACCAGATCCGCCATCATGCCACCGTATCCATATCCTTCGGCAGCCCCAGATGTTGTTCGGGACAGCCTTGGTCCCTCAGGTATTGCAACACCTTCCGCAGGTTCTTCTTGCCATCGATGGTCA
Coding sequences within it:
- a CDS encoding AAA family ATPase, which translates into the protein MAETVKFKPTFVQTKNVRSFETLMQGLQIGKGGAGEGDERLGCIWGRAGRGKTRTVQTWAARNGSVYVETVSIWSELDFLQKLCREFGIRRVPNRRGRCFDAIIEAMTTNPQPVFIDEIERFGQKFLEIIRDLVKITGGIVVLIGEEELPHLMKQNRRVWSRTYRAMEFEPVSATDVVMYVRQCTGLELNAQAAEIMHRAAGGDLRIVRRDTINLAHAATSLRRNGEVDAELAAIACKCGLQG
- a CDS encoding transposase → MMADLVTIQEIATALNIHRTNAARRAQKEGWCFEEKSVRGGKEKRYLVDQLPKAIQVALAAKHSAGDLLSTPATTIPPAVNKRMEEKMQYKAALLALYNRALAAAGWGNKVSARLEFEQAYNSGLTWPHLYEQLGPIKWKTIESWSVKVRRHGNDCFHLADKRGAHLRGTCGLSEEQTEIFLRCVLRPNSPRISEAYRVATAVMQQQGIGNSQSEATYRRWLRQWKERNYHLWVFARKGAKAWNDQCAMYIERDISVLNVGDVIVADGHNLNFEIVNPWTGKVQNHMTLILFYDMRSNMPLGWEIMPTENTAAISSALRRAVIRLGKYPRVVYLDNGRAFKARFFKGSQSFDEAGFAGLYERMGCQTIHAWPYHGQSKTVERFFGTFAELERLVPGYTGTSIKDKPPRMMRGEKLHRKIHEQQFGNRCLTMEEAHTLIAYWFDEYARRPQRGHLEGKTPLEVFVEGKGPGIDKAELLWLMMSLEIKTIHRNGITFRGQNYYHPALYGRRHKVSIRYDLQDTSSIWVMDQDGNLICEATPVEKLHPAAAQLGNEADKEKLRQHIEQKKDQEKQASALARTLLREEILPNHRRQMAEIGVLGGDGPQTVKASRKMINLDAEKLRRDVAEATRFQEEADARAQEEELMRLNDSDRYERLIEMSAQGIELTPEWNDFMTFFEQTAPYLNFPEYWESCRIKYGLMWRKAASSLHS